Proteins co-encoded in one Gemmatimonadetes bacterium SCN 70-22 genomic window:
- a CDS encoding DNA-3-methyladenine glycosylase: protein MTTYCEVARGHEYHGPYHDTEYGFPIADDDRLFERLILEINQAGLSWLTILRKREHFTRAYHGFEIARVARYTARDEARLLADAGIIRNRLKVKAAIENARRVQRLQASHGSFAAWLDAHHPLDRAGWQKLFKQTFTFTGGEIVNEFLLSTGYLAGAHVESCPVYRKVVRARPPWSRR, encoded by the coding sequence ATGACGACCTACTGCGAAGTCGCCCGCGGCCACGAGTATCATGGGCCGTATCACGACACCGAGTACGGCTTCCCCATTGCCGACGACGACCGCCTCTTCGAGCGGTTGATCCTCGAGATCAACCAGGCGGGACTCTCGTGGCTCACCATCCTCAGGAAGCGCGAGCACTTCACGCGCGCCTATCACGGCTTCGAGATCGCGCGCGTCGCGCGCTACACCGCCCGTGACGAGGCGCGCCTCCTGGCCGATGCCGGGATCATCCGCAATCGGCTCAAGGTGAAGGCGGCGATCGAGAACGCGAGGCGCGTGCAGCGGTTGCAGGCGTCGCACGGGTCGTTTGCCGCCTGGCTCGACGCCCACCACCCGCTGGACCGCGCCGGGTGGCAGAAGCTCTTCAAGCAGACGTTCACCTTCACCGGGGGCGAGATCGTGAACGAGTTCCTGCTCAGCACCGGCTACCTCGCGGGGGCGCACGTCGAGTCGTGCCCGGTGTACCGCAAGGTGGTGCGGGCGCGCCCCCCGTGGAGCCGGCGTTAG